Proteins encoded within one genomic window of Spirulina major PCC 6313:
- a CDS encoding DUF2281 domain-containing protein: MTPRTQILQELDNLPDDLQQQVLQFIQALRQQQVNSPQTGNAWDTLATLTGTIEAPSDWSIQHDHYLYDTPKQAQ, encoded by the coding sequence ATGACACCTCGAACTCAAATTTTGCAAGAACTCGATAACCTACCTGATGACCTTCAGCAGCAGGTATTGCAATTCATTCAAGCTCTGCGCCAACAGCAAGTAAATTCCCCGCAGACAGGCAACGCCTGGGATACCCTCGCTACACTCACCGGGACAATCGAAGCCCCCAGCGATTGGTCAATCCAGCATGACCACTACCTCTACGACACCCCGAAACAAGCCCAATGA
- a CDS encoding type II toxin-antitoxin system VapC family toxin — MSRERLFLDTAFIQALLNARDDAHPQAKQLFPRVRNAAEVWLTEAILVEVGNALSRFNRFGAVQFIEQCYHTPNISVVTVDAELLRAALQLYQSRPDKTWGLTDCISFVAMEREGLSLALTTDQHFVQAGFRALMQSA, encoded by the coding sequence ATGAGTCGAGAGCGTCTCTTTTTAGATACCGCCTTCATTCAAGCCTTGCTCAATGCTCGCGACGATGCCCACCCCCAAGCAAAACAACTCTTTCCAAGGGTTCGTAATGCCGCTGAAGTTTGGCTCACTGAAGCCATTTTGGTTGAAGTGGGTAATGCGTTGAGTCGTTTCAACCGTTTTGGGGCAGTGCAATTTATTGAGCAGTGCTACCACACCCCGAATATCAGCGTTGTGACCGTTGACGCAGAACTTTTGAGGGCAGCATTGCAGCTTTACCAATCCCGTCCGGATAAAACTTGGGGACTGACCGATTGCATCTCGTTTGTTGCCATGGAACGAGAAGGATTGAGTCTAGCCCTAACAACAGATCAACACTTTGTCCAGGCAGGTTTCCGCGCCTTGATGCAGTCTGCATGA